GCTACGCCCTGGACGGAAGCGGCGGCTGCATCGCCGACGCCCGTCACCACGCCATCGCCTTCCTCGACCGGGCCCACGCCGTCCATCACCTGCCGGTATCCGATCGCGTGAAGGACCTCACCCGGCTGGTGGTCAGCGAACTGGTCACCAACGCGCTCAAGTACGCTCCCGGCCCCGTACTGATGGAACTGCGCATCGACGCCCACGCCGTGGACGTCGTCGTGTGGGACAGCGAACCCACCGTGCCCGCGGCCCGGGGTGCCGATCCCGGCAGGATCGGCCAGCACGGACTGGAGATCGTCGAAGCCGTCACCGTGGACCTCTACACCGAGCGGCAACCGGTCGGCAAACGCATCACCGCCCGTATCGCCCTGTCCGACAACCCGGTTCGTCGGACCGGCCATGACGACGCATGACATCTCACAGAGTCCGCCGGGCCTGGCAGAGGGCGCGTATCGGGGTACCTGCCTCGCCGGCTCTACCGGATCCTCCAGCAGCAGGGCGCGACGGTGGCCGCGTGGATCCGGCGACCCCGCGCACTTCAGCCGCGCCTTCCGCGCCGCCTACGGAATGTCCCTCAGCGAGTGCCGGGAAAGCTCTCGAACGGCGACCCTCATCCGACCGGTGGTCACGGCCGTCGTCACCGCGGCCGGCCAGGCTTTCGGTTCGAGACGGCGTCGACCAGCAGGCGCACTGGGCCACTTCTGCGCGCGTGACGGCGTCTGCACGGGCTGAGCGCCGTAGGCGGCGGGTGCCACCAAACGGCGCTCAGCATTCTCGGTACTCCGCCGATGACGGAGTCGGCGCTATCCGGCCCGACCTTCGTCACCGAGACGGAGGCGAGCGCGCAGAACCGGTGTCCGGTCCGGCTGACGACAGCGGGTGGACTCCGTGCGGCTCTTGCCGTCAGTCGGAAGCGGCTATCCGGAGGATCGGCCATGTCTGAGGGCCCATGACCCCGTCGACAGGGAGATCCATGTCCTGCTGGAAGTCCGCGACCGCGGACTTGGTGATCGATCCGTAGACGCCGTCGGCCGTGAGGCCGTAGCCGACGTCCTTGAGGAGGCACTGGGCCTCGACCGTCTGTGTGCTGAAGGCGTTGTACGTCGGGACGTACGTGACGGTTGTGGAGTAGCCGTACTCGGCGTACTTCGCGACGGTCACGCCGTAGTAGGCGTTGTACTGGTTGTAGAGGTAGTACTGGCCGCCGCAACTGTAGGTGGCGGCCTGGGCCACCGGTGCGACACCGGTGAGCGTGACGGCGAGCGCGGCGGTCAGCCCGGCCAACGCCAGGCCTCGGCCCACTCGTCCGGAAGGTGTTGTGCCGGAAGTGGATCTGGGACGCATTGTTACCCCGTTTCCTGTCGGTGAGAACGGCGCGGAGCGGCCGGGGCCGGTCACATCACACCGGCCCCGCCTCCCCCTCGGGTACAAGCCTGGGGGTGCCGGGGCCGACCGTCCTTTGCACGGGGCGCCAGGATGTTGGCGACGCGTGCCATCACCACCGTCCTGAACCAGGACCCCGCCGTCGCGCCTTCAGCAACAATCCCGCCTTGTGGGCACAACTGGGCGGCTTGTTCGCCGTCGCAACCCCCGCACGCGCGCGCGAGGCGACACGCGAACTACCCACCGTTGACGACGACGGGGCCACCCTCGACCTCGCCGCCCGTCTCGCGCCCGCCGCCTGCTCCAGCGACCTCCTCCTGCGCGAACTGCCCCGCGCCGCCGACCCGGACCACTTCTGTGAACTCCTCCTCGCATCCGCTTTCACCCGTGAGGGGCGCACCGAACCGCGGCTGCGGAACTGCATGAGTTTCCCCTGCTGGAGCGGCTCACCGCCCTGACCACGTTGGACCTGCGGCACAGCGGCCTGACCGACATCAGCGGGATCGGCGCCTTCCCGGATCTGGAACGGCTCAGCCTCTTGGGCTGCGACCGGGTGGGGGACCGGACGCTCCTGCTGGACGTACTCCGGCTGCGAGAACCGGAACTGGCTCAGACATACGGATACGAGCAGCCGTTCACCCCCGTGCTCCAGCGGCTGCCGGCCGCCGGAGTGACCCGGGTCCCCGGGCACGTGCGCTGGTGACACCCGGGGCACCGAGCCCGTTCGTCTGCCCCCGCAGGTGCCTCGGGTGCGGCACCTGCGGCACGCGTGGATCCCCGCGCTCGACCGTAGCTGACGTAGACTCGCCAGCCCCGCGACCACGAACGAACCGAGGGCCTGGCGTCCTACCCAGACCGCACGCTCAGAAGGACCGATAGGTCCGGTCGGGATCGGCGGACGCTGCCTCTGCGAACTCCGCGAAGTCCATGTTGGCGATCGACAGATTCGCGTGCACGTCGTGGACGCCTGCGGGAACGGTCCGGAATTCGCGAGGTTGCGGAGAGTCGATGATCGCCTGGTAGTACTTCGGGTCCAGGTCTTCGTCTTCCTCCTCGGCGATGTCGAGGGCCAACAACGCATGATGGACCGACTGCATCGTCACCCGGTCCGCGAGAAACACCACGCTCAGGTTCTCGTCCCGCCGCGCCGCGTTGAGGACCTCATCGGGCCCGAGATCGGCCCAGGCCGGATCGTCGATGAGGTGCACGGAGGCTTCGAACTCACCGTCGTCTCCCCATGGTTGTGCCAGTTCCGCCGCCACCGCCTGCCACGCGGCTTCGTCGCCGTAGTCGGTCCTGACGACCAGAGCGTCGAATTCACCCCGCCCGACAATTTCAGGCATCGCCTTCATACATCCCCTTCCACAGTGCCCGGCTCGGGTCAGACTGTCTCATGAGGCACTGACAGTTGATCGCGGGCCGGGGCCTCTCGACAGGGTCCGTGGCGATCGCCCTCGTACAAGGAGCAGGCGCACAACGAGGCCGTCGGCACCGAGAACAAGGAACTGCCCAGCCACGGCCATGCACTGATGATCGACATCGGCGCAGCGCGCGGCGGGCCCGGCGCCGCCGTCAGCCCTGAAAACCGGGCAAATTCTGGTGGGTGTCGGCTTGTTGGCCCCGGCGCACCCCGCGCAGCGCGTCGGCCGAAGAGCCCGGCTTTCCGGCGATCTCGCACCGGTCTCAGTGAAAGCCCGCCCCCCGGGGCCGTTGCACCCGTGCGGCGCGTAGTCGATGCGGGCCGCGCGCAGTGCTTCGGGGGACGAGGGCGGTCCTCAGCACCCGGTCAAAGGCGGTCAGTAGGCAGGCCGGTCGCTGGAAGCCATCGACCGGGTGGGAGCGACCGCAACTGAGCTGGGTCAGTCCAAGCAGAACTCGTTGCCCTCCGGGTCGGTCATCACGACGAAGCCGGCGCTCATCGGGGGAGCGGGCTCGTGGCGACGTACCCGCGTCGCTCCCAGCGCGACGAGCCGCTCGCATTCGGCCTCCAGTGCCGCCATCCGCTCCTCTCCCTCCAGTCCAGGAGCCGCACGGACGTCGAGATGGACGCGGTTCTTGGCGACCTTGTCCTCCGGCACCTGCTGGAAGAACAGCCGTGGGCCGTGTCCGTCCGGGTCCTCGATGGCCGATCTAGTGTTGCGCTGCTCCTCCGGTACGCCGATCCGCGCGAGGAAGTCGTCCCAAGCGGCCAGCGGGTCGGCGTTCTCGGGCAGATCGACCCCGGGCGGGCCGGGGTGGACGTAGCCCAGTACGTCGCGCCAGAAGGACGACAATGCCCGCGGGTCGTGGGCGTCGAAGGTGACCTGGATGTGACGGCTCATCGGGTTGCTCCGTTCGTAGCGGGTTTCGCGTGCGGGGAGAGGGCGCGCAGCAGGCAGACCCCCGACCGGTGGTCCATCGGCTCGCGGTGGATGTGCAGTACGAGATCTGCCATGACTATCTCGGGGAAGGGCTCCTTCGGTCTGTCCAGGACCCGGAGCCCGGCGTAGCCGAGACAGCGCACCCCGGCCGGACGTCGAGCTGATGAGTGGCCGCAGCTCCAGGCGTCCGGCACCGGCGACCAGCAGTACTCGTCGGCGGTCTGACCTTCCAGTCGGGTTCGGAGCCGGTGGTTCCCGCGGGAATACCACTGCTCTCGCAGCCTCCGGTTCAGACGGAGTTCGCTTGCGTCCATGAAAGCAGCCTGACACCCATGGCGGACAGGATCGGTCCGCCGTCTTTGGCAGGGTGGGTGACATGGCGTTGGCGAAGAGTGATGAGCGGGGCACGACCGAGCGGGCGCCCACCCTGCTCGGGCTGCTGCAGCAGCGCCAGGTCCGGACGGGCCCCGAACTCGCCGACCGGCTCGGGGTCAGTCCGCGCACGGTACGGCGTGATGCCGAACAACTGCGGACCTCGGCTGTCCGGTGCATGCCGGCCAAGGTGTCGGCGGTGGCTGCCGACTCGGTCCGGGGCAGAACCCTCCGCCTCTGTTGCTCGACGACCAGGAGGCGATCGCCACCACCGTCTCCCTGCTCTCCGGCGCGGGAGACGCCGTCGCGGTCACGGCCGGGCTGCTCCCGCTGAGGTCGACGGCGGCCACGCGCGCGCCGCGGGCCGTGAGTCCGAGTACCACTTCCCGCCCGGTCCTGCTGCCGCCTCCCGGTGTGGCGAAACCTTCTCCGCGATCCGCAGGCCGGTCCGCCTTCAGTGTCGGTCGTGGAGGCGGATCGGTCTCACAGTGCGGCCTTGAGGGCTCGTGCCTGTCGGCGCCAGAAGTCCTGGGAGACCTCGGTCTTGGCGAACACCCCGTCGAAGCCGTGGAAGGCGCCGGGGACGGTGTGGAGTTCGCAGTGGACGCCGCTGTCGTTCAGTCGGCGCGCGTATGTGACGTCTTCGTCGTGAAAGAGGTCGAGGGTGCCGACGCCGATCCAGGCCGGTGGCAGGCCGGTGAGGTCCTCGCGGCGGGCCGCGGCGGCGTACGGGGAGACGTCGGGGCCCGCGACGGTGTCGCCGAGGTAGGACGACCAGCCGTACCGGTTGCTCTTGGGCGTCCAGACGCGCACCTTGAGTCTGTCCAGGTCGGTTCTCGTCGTCGTGCGGTCGTCCAGCATGGGGTAGACCAGCAGCTGGAACACCGGGCGGATCTCGGCCCGGTCGTGGGCGAGCAGCGCGAGGGCCGCGGCGATGCCGCCGCCGGCGCTGGCACCGCCGATGGCGATGCGGTCGACGTCGATGTGCAGGTCGCCCGCGCGCTCGGCCAGGCCGCGCAGCCCGGCGTAGGCGTCCTCGACCGCGGCGGGCGCGGGATGGTCAGGGCCCAGTCGGTAGCGGACCGCGGCGACGGTGATGCCGAGCTCGCGGACGAAGGCGATGTTCGTCCTGTCGTCCTGCTCGGGCGCGCCGAAGATCAGCCCGCCTCCGTGGATCCAGAGCAGCGCCGGAGCCGCTGTCTTCAGGCCGGTCGGCTGGAAGACACGCAGCGAGACCGACGGTGCGCCCTTCGGCCCGGGCACGACGATCTCCTGGACCGTGACGTCCGGCCCTGGATCGGTCGAGCGCATCCGCACGTTCCGCAGGATGCGCGAGGACAGACGTCCGAAGGACACGTTGGGGATGAAGCGACCTCGTCTGAGGTCGGGGTGGAAGGCACTCATCGGGTCCTCGTTCCTTCCCCTCGTCGAGGGTGATCGTGGGTGGTCGCGGATATACGGGATCGACCAGCCAACAGGCGGGTGGCCGGTGTCGAGGGTGGTGACGGCTACCAGGCCGGTGCGACGGCGCCGATGGGCAGGCCGGCGCGCACCTGGGTGAGGCTCTCGCGGATCAGATCGGGCAGCGCGACATCGCCGTCACCGGTTGCCCATGTCTCGACGGCCGTCCGCAGCGCGGTGGACACCACAGCTGCCATCAGACGCGGAGCCATGTCGTGGTCCGCGTCGGTGCCGGTGCGCTCGGCGACGAATTCCGTGAGCTGCAGATGGACGTGCTCGAAGGTGACGAGGTGTTGCGCGCGCATCGCCGGGGCGTCCTCGACCGCGCGCATCAAGGCCACGATGTCGTCGCGCCGGCCGATGAACGCTGTCACGAAGGACGGGAGCACCTGCGTCAGGGAATCCCACAACGGCTCTCCCGCAGGCCTTGCCCGCAGGGCGGCGACGACGGAAGCACCACACGACACCAGTCCGTCGAGGATCGCCTCCTCGCGGCCGGCGAAGTAGTTGCGAAACGTTCGAGGCGAGACATCCGCCGCCTCGGCGATCGCGTCCGGGGTCGCCGCATCCAGACCCCGCTCGACCATCAAGGACCACGCCGCATGGCTCAGAGCGGCACGTGTCGCCAGTTTCTTGCGTTCCCGCAGGCCCATCCTGAGCGTCATGCCGGCAACCATCCAAGGTGTTTTCCGCTTTGGCAAGGTTTCCATCCTGGCAAGATTCTGCGAGAGGGCTGCCTCGCCCCGCCCCGGCCTCTGTGCGACGGGTTCTGCCGCACAGCCGCGTGCTGCGGTGCGGGGAAGCCGGCGACCGGAGGCGGCGGCGCGAGGCATGTCGCCTTGCTGCCCGCCGGACGGTATGTCGAACAGCTGCCCTCGACTCCGGCGGCCGATGAGCCGCTCCGGAGCCGGTGAAAGGGTCCGGCGTATTTCGGAACTGTCACGGGTCTTGTCACCGGTGCGAGCGTCGTGTCAGTGTCCGGCCATGGTTACGTAACCATGGCCGGTTTACACGGGTCCGGGCTTGTCTTCGGACCCTGGTTCATCACTGCTTCGGATCAGGTGACGAACCCGCACTCCGCCCTACGCGATTCCCGTCACTGGAGACGACATGACCAAGACCCCGACGAGGTCTAGAAGACTGGCCAGTGTGCTCATGGCCGGCTTCGGCGCGACACTCATCTTCCTGACCGCCCCGGCCCCCGCCCTCGCCCTGTCGCCCGTCGAGGCGTCAGCCGCCTCGCACGCGTCGGCGAAGCCCGCGTCGAAGGGCGCCACCAGTGACTTCCGTGGGGTGAACTGGGCGGACCCGAGGGACAACTACGCCAGTGACGCCGTGGTGCCGAGCGGGCTGTCGGTGACCGACGACTACCGCACCGTGTACCGCACCACGGGGCACATGGTGCGCGGCTTCAAGAAGAACCTGGGCGCCAACACGCTGCGCCTGCCGATCAACCCGGCGACCGTGGGCACCACTTGGTGGAAGTCGTACCGCGCGACGATCGACGCGGCCACGGCCTACGGCGACAAGGTCATCGTCAGTTACTGGGAGGCCAACACCAGCAAGGACGGCCTGGTCGACGACACGGCCGCCTGGAAAAAGATGTGGAACACCGTGGTGCGGGAGTACAAGCACAACCCGCGGGTCTACTTCGAGCCGATGAACGAGCCGCACGGCTACACCCTGGACCAGTGGGTGGGCGTCACCAGCGGCTGGCTGGCCCAGCACAAGGACGTCCCGCGCGGCCGTGTCGTGATCAGCGGTACCGGCTACAACGACAACGTCACCGGTGTCGGCGCGGCGCGTGAGCTGCGGGGAACCCTGCTGTCGCTGCACTTCTACGGGTTCTGGGCCAGCCACACCCAGCAGGCGGACTGGGTCGCCGACCTCGAAGCCCGGATCGGGAAGTACGCCGGCCGGACCATCATCGACGAGGCCGGCTCCCCGATGACCACCGGTCTGAACTACGGCGCGTGGGACGGCAACATCTACACGTCGTATCTCGCGGCCGTCACCAACACCGCCCGCAGCAAGGGCATGGGCCTGGTGTACTGGCCGGGGCTGAGGTTCGGCGACGCCTACTCGATCGAGTCGCTGGACTCCGACGGCAACCTGGTGGACAACAACGCAAGCGGAGTCGCGCAGCTGCGCTGGGGCTACGGCTTCGGCAAGACCCCGCCCGTCAACGACCTGCCGCCCGCCCCGCCCGGCGAGGTCCTGCGCGGAGTGGGCTCCGGCCGCTGCGTCGACGTGCCCGGCTTCAGCACGACCAACGGCACCCAGCTCGACCTCTGGGACTGCAACGACGGCGGCAACCAGTCCTGGAACTGGGACGCGGACAAGCAGCTCACCGTCTACGGCAACAAGTGCATGACGGTGGGGGGCACCGGAGCCACAGCGGGTGACCCCGTGGTGATCACCGACTGCACCGGCGCCGCGGCGCAGCAGTGGAACCTCAACGCGGACCTCAGCGTGACCAGCGTCGCGAACCCGGCGCTCTGCCTGGACGCAGCCGGAGCGGGTACCGGCAACGGCACGTCGGTCGATGTCTGGTACTGCAACGGAAGCAGCAACCAGCAGTGGGCCAGGAGCTGATGCCCGCACCTGTTCCCCGCGACCACTGATCCAAGCCGTACGGGCCCGCCGAGTACCCTCGGCGGGCCCGTACGGCTTGGCGCCGCCGCGTTTCGCCTGCCGGTCAGGGCGGTGGCGCTCCGGTGCTCGCTCGGACCACCAGCCGGGTCGGGACCAAGGTCTTGTCGATCGTGTCGGGCCCGGTACGGCCGATCTTGCTCAGCAGCTTCTGAAAGCTGAGCCGGCCGACCGCGGCGAAGTCCTGTCGGACGGTGGTCAGCGGTGGCCAGAAGGCATGGGTCTCCTCCATGTCGTCGAAGCCCACCACGCTGACGTCGTCGGGAATCCGCCGGCCGAGCTCGTGCAGGGCACGCAGGACACCGAGCGCCATATGGTCGTTCGCGGCGAAGATCGCCGTGACCTCCGGTCTTCGGCCGAGCGCCAGCCCGTGCTGGTATCCGGATCGGGTGGTCCAGTCGCCGTACAGCACCGGGGGCGGGACGATGCCGGCCTGCTTCAGGGTGTGCCGCCAGGACTCGACCCGATGGGCTGCGGAGTACGAGGTCGGGGGGCCGGCGATGTGCCACACCTGCCGGTGGCCGAGGTCCAGCAGGTGCTCCGTCGCCTGACGGGCGCCCTGTGCCTGATCGGTGTCCACCACGGTGTACCCGGGGCCGGTGTCGGAGTCGACAACCACCATCGGGACCCCTGGCGGGAGGCTGAACTCCGCGTTGTCCAGGAGATGGGCCTCGAAGACGAGGATCACTCCGTCGACGTTCGCCTCGCTGAGCCGGTCGTAGGCGCCGGAGACTCTCCCCATGGTCGGGTCCGGCACGGGGATGAGGGTGACGGCGTACTTGGCGCGTGCGGCCTCCCCGGTGATGGCGTCGAGGGTACGCGTGTTTCCGAACGTCCTGAGCGTGAAGGTGATGACACCGATCGTGTTGAACCGCCCGCTCTTGAGCGCGCGTGCGGCTCCGTTCGGCCGGTAGCCCAGTGCCTGCATCGACTCGACGACCCGCTGCCTGGTCGCCGGGTCGACGTTGGTGTGACCGTTGGACACGCGCGAAACCGTCTGCGGCGCGACACCGGCGTGCCGGGCGACATCCGCCATCGACGGCCGGGGCCGTCCGGGCATGTGCTTGTCCCCAGTCGCCATGATCCCTTGTTTCCCCTATTTCTCGGGCCCTGACAACAGCCTAGGCCCACTCCCCGGGCGTCCGCGGTGCGAGCGGCCTTGGCGGTAGTGCTCACGGCGGACGCCGGTGGAAGGCATGGTCGCGGCCCGCTGTGCCGGGATGGTCCTCGAATCCCGGGGCACGCCCCTGAAGGACGTGTACGACGCCCGTACGGTGATCGAGGCTCCGTGCGCCGGCCTGCCGGCCGAGCGTCGCACCGACGAGGGGCCTGGAGTGGCCGCACGCCGCCGTGGCGGAGGACTGCCTGTTGCGGAGCAGGTCCATGACCACCGTCCTGGACCTGCTCGGCTGAACCGGCCCCGGCCCGCGGTTGCCTGTCAGGAGCCGAGGGTGCGGGCGTAAAGCATGCGGCTGACCGTGTCCGAGCGTTCCAGAAGCGTGGCGCGGACGACGGGAGCGGCCTCCTCGGACGCCTTCTGGGCCCTGTCGACGTACGTGTGGTCGATGGCGTGCGGAGGAAAGAGGTGACTGGTGAAGGTCATCGCGGGGATCAGTCCACCCCGGTGGAGCCGGGCGATGGAGTCCAGGTATTCCTGTGCGTAGGGTGCCAGCAGGCTGTCCTGGCCGGGACGCCAGAAGGCCGTTGCCACATGGCGGACCAGGCTGACGGGGACGGCCCGGTCCACGGCCAGTCGCTGCCAGACCTCCGCTTTCGCCGCGGGGTCGGGCAGGGCTGCCCGTACGGTCAGGGCGCGGACCCAGGCGTCCGGATCCGGGTCGAGTTCGAGCAGGCGGGCGGTATCGGACGAGACGTCCCCGCCCAGTTCCGCCTCGCGCACCAGCGCACGCCAGCGCAGATCCACGTCGTCGCCCGACTGTTCGCGGAGCCAGGCCAGGTCGTCCGCGTCCACCGCGGTACGGGCCAGACCGCGCAGGGCGACCTGACGGCGGCCCGGGTCCGCGGCGAGACATCGGCAGGCCGTCGCCACCGCGGCCGTCAGACCGGCGCGTTCGGCGGGCGGCGCCCACAGTTCGGCGATGTTCGCGGCGAGGTTCAGATACGGCTCGATGACGGCGTCGGACGTCTCGGCGGCCAGGACCGAGGTCATGCACCGCCCGGCTTCGGCCGCCGTGGCCTCGCCGGTCGTGAGCATGTCCCACACGGTGGCCGCGGCCACGCCCCGCGAGATGGCCGTGGGGAGTTCGGCGGCCGCACGCAGCAGCGCGTCCCTGGTCGTGGGGTCGGGCCGGGTCGTGGCGAAGGTCAGGTCGTCGTCATTGACCAGCAGAACGTCCGCCGTCGGCGGGAGGCCGACGACCGGGGTGCGGGCCTGCGTCACCTCGACCCGCACCAGGGCGCCGCGTTGCAGCGCCTCGCCGTTCCTGTCGTACGCCCCCACCGCCAGCACCTGCGGACGCGGCGTGCCGACCGCCACCAGGGTGACCGACTCGCCGTCACGCTCCAGCAGGAAGCGGTCGGTGCCCGCCGTCTCCAGCCAGGCCGTCCGCCAGGTGTCCAGGTCGCGCCCACTTGCCTCGGAGAGAGCGACGATCAGGTCCTGGAGCGTGGTGTTGCCCCATGCGTGGCGGGCGAAGTAGGCGGCCATGCCGACCCTGAAACGCTCCTCGCCGACGTACGTCATCAGCTGCTGGAGAACCGAGGCACCCTTGGGATAGGTGATGTTGTCGAAGATCGACGCGGCCTGGGCGACATCGTGGATGGGCTGGTGGATCGGGTGGGACACGGGGCCCTGGTCGGCCAGGTACGCCGTGAGCTTGTCGCCCACCAGATGACCCGCCCAGGCGTCGGTGTACCGGGTGGCGCGCTCGGCCGCCCAGTGGCAGGCGAACTCCGCGAACGCCTCGTTGAGCCAGAGGTCGTCCCACCAGCGCATGGTGACGATGTTGCCGAACCACATGTGCGCCATCTCGTGCAGCAGCACCTTGGCGAACAG
The DNA window shown above is from Streptomyces sp. NBC_01451 and carries:
- a CDS encoding ATP-binding protein, coding for MRAGYALDGSGGCIADARHHAIAFLDRAHAVHHLPVSDRVKDLTRLVVSELVTNALKYAPGPVLMELRIDAHAVDVVVWDSEPTVPAARGADPGRIGQHGLEIVEAVTVDLYTERQPVGKRITARIALSDNPVRRTGHDDA
- a CDS encoding peptidoglycan-binding domain-containing protein encodes the protein MGRGLALAGLTAALAVTLTGVAPVAQAATYSCGGQYYLYNQYNAYYGVTVAKYAEYGYSTTVTYVPTYNAFSTQTVEAQCLLKDVGYGLTADGVYGSITKSAVADFQQDMDLPVDGVMGPQTWPILRIAASD
- a CDS encoding leucine-rich repeat domain-containing protein; the protein is MDLRHSGLTDISGIGAFPDLERLSLLGCDRVGDRTLLLDVLRLREPELAQTYGYEQPFTPVLQRLPAAGVTRVPGHVRW
- a CDS encoding DUF6924 domain-containing protein, producing the protein MKAMPEIVGRGEFDALVVRTDYGDEAAWQAVAAELAQPWGDDGEFEASVHLIDDPAWADLGPDEVLNAARRDENLSVVFLADRVTMQSVHHALLALDIAEEEDEDLDPKYYQAIIDSPQPREFRTVPAGVHDVHANLSIANMDFAEFAEAASADPDRTYRSF
- a CDS encoding VOC family protein encodes the protein MSRHIQVTFDAHDPRALSSFWRDVLGYVHPGPPGVDLPENADPLAAWDDFLARIGVPEEQRNTRSAIEDPDGHGPRLFFQQVPEDKVAKNRVHLDVRAAPGLEGEERMAALEAECERLVALGATRVRRHEPAPPMSAGFVVMTDPEGNEFCLD
- a CDS encoding alpha/beta hydrolase, yielding MSAFHPDLRRGRFIPNVSFGRLSSRILRNVRMRSTDPGPDVTVQEIVVPGPKGAPSVSLRVFQPTGLKTAAPALLWIHGGGLIFGAPEQDDRTNIAFVRELGITVAAVRYRLGPDHPAPAAVEDAYAGLRGLAERAGDLHIDVDRIAIGGASAGGGIAAALALLAHDRAEIRPVFQLLVYPMLDDRTTTRTDLDRLKVRVWTPKSNRYGWSSYLGDTVAGPDVSPYAAAARREDLTGLPPAWIGVGTLDLFHDEDVTYARRLNDSGVHCELHTVPGAFHGFDGVFAKTEVSQDFWRRQARALKAAL
- a CDS encoding TetR/AcrR family transcriptional regulator — encoded protein: METLPKRKTPWMVAGMTLRMGLRERKKLATRAALSHAAWSLMVERGLDAATPDAIAEAADVSPRTFRNYFAGREEAILDGLVSCGASVVAALRARPAGEPLWDSLTQVLPSFVTAFIGRRDDIVALMRAVEDAPAMRAQHLVTFEHVHLQLTEFVAERTGTDADHDMAPRLMAAVVSTALRTAVETWATGDGDVALPDLIRESLTQVRAGLPIGAVAPAW
- a CDS encoding ricin-type beta-trefoil lectin domain protein produces the protein MTKTPTRSRRLASVLMAGFGATLIFLTAPAPALALSPVEASAASHASAKPASKGATSDFRGVNWADPRDNYASDAVVPSGLSVTDDYRTVYRTTGHMVRGFKKNLGANTLRLPINPATVGTTWWKSYRATIDAATAYGDKVIVSYWEANTSKDGLVDDTAAWKKMWNTVVREYKHNPRVYFEPMNEPHGYTLDQWVGVTSGWLAQHKDVPRGRVVISGTGYNDNVTGVGAARELRGTLLSLHFYGFWASHTQQADWVADLEARIGKYAGRTIIDEAGSPMTTGLNYGAWDGNIYTSYLAAVTNTARSKGMGLVYWPGLRFGDAYSIESLDSDGNLVDNNASGVAQLRWGYGFGKTPPVNDLPPAPPGEVLRGVGSGRCVDVPGFSTTNGTQLDLWDCNDGGNQSWNWDADKQLTVYGNKCMTVGGTGATAGDPVVITDCTGAAAQQWNLNADLSVTSVANPALCLDAAGAGTGNGTSVDVWYCNGSSNQQWARS
- a CDS encoding LacI family DNA-binding transcriptional regulator, with amino-acid sequence MATGDKHMPGRPRPSMADVARHAGVAPQTVSRVSNGHTNVDPATRQRVVESMQALGYRPNGAARALKSGRFNTIGVITFTLRTFGNTRTLDAITGEAARAKYAVTLIPVPDPTMGRVSGAYDRLSEANVDGVILVFEAHLLDNAEFSLPPGVPMVVVDSDTGPGYTVVDTDQAQGARQATEHLLDLGHRQVWHIAGPPTSYSAAHRVESWRHTLKQAGIVPPPVLYGDWTTRSGYQHGLALGRRPEVTAIFAANDHMALGVLRALHELGRRIPDDVSVVGFDDMEETHAFWPPLTTVRQDFAAVGRLSFQKLLSKIGRTGPDTIDKTLVPTRLVVRASTGAPPP
- the pepN gene encoding aminopeptidase N, which produces MGIRSLTRSEAERRAGLLAVERYDVDIDLTGLPEGPEVRCVSTVTFTCREPGAETFVDCAAQVLSATLNGVALTPTGDGGRIPLPGLAGHNVLRVECVQADTSTGEGVHKAVDPADGEVYVWMSFEPDEARFVWACFDQPDLKAPHAFTVTAPTPWTVTSNSGDARTEELDSARRWTFPDTPPLSVYNTVVNAGPFHEIRRETDGHDLGLYARRSLAEVLDRDADEIFTLTRQGLAFYGEVFAMPFPQRRYDQVFMPEFGGAMENYGCVTWSDAFLRRAVPTPAERELFAKVLLHEMAHMWFGNIVTMRWWDDLWLNEAFAEFACHWAAERATRYTDAWAGHLVGDKLTAYLADQGPVSHPIHQPIHDVAQAASIFDNITYPKGASVLQQLMTYVGEERFRVGMAAYFARHAWGNTTLQDLIVALSEASGRDLDTWRTAWLETAGTDRFLLERDGESVTLVAVGTPRPQVLAVGAYDRNGEALQRGALVRVEVTQARTPVVGLPPTADVLLVNDDDLTFATTRPDPTTRDALLRAAAELPTAISRGVAAATVWDMLTTGEATAAEAGRCMTSVLAAETSDAVIEPYLNLAANIAELWAPPAERAGLTAAVATACRCLAADPGRRQVALRGLARTAVDADDLAWLREQSGDDVDLRWRALVREAELGGDVSSDTARLLELDPDPDAWVRALTVRAALPDPAAKAEVWQRLAVDRAVPVSLVRHVATAFWRPGQDSLLAPYAQEYLDSIARLHRGGLIPAMTFTSHLFPPHAIDHTYVDRAQKASEEAAPVVRATLLERSDTVSRMLYARTLGS